AAAACTGGGCCCTAGAGTTCTGAGACACATTACACAGTACTAGTTTTGAACTACTTGGATGCATTGTTTAATTTAGACAAATTATAACTGATCTGTGACATGAAATAATGGTTAAGTAGATCTGCAATATATTTGAAAGAGCTTTTACTCCTGTTGACACATACCACAGCAGACAAGGTGACTAAGGTGAAATAAAATAGAACAGAAATTAAAGATAGACGTCTTCCATCTTACCAAGTTAGCTGGAGGTAGTGCCAACATCCATCCAGGGAACTTAACCGGTCCTTGTTAAACAAATAGTGGGGTACACATGCTATTACTTGAACCTTACCCCCTTTCCCATGTGATAAAGGGAGGAGTTTCCAGCTAAAAAACAGCCAAACAATGTGGTCTCCACAgaccttgtgttttctggtatttctcagggagggagggagaaaaaaaacagggaTTGCAGCCCTGCAATAATGTGTTCTCGTGTGGATTTCGGTGAAAGTCTGCCAGCTGAGGACTTTGGAAACCCTTTCCTGGCCCCCGGCTCTTTCACCTCTCTAGAACCTTGGAAGATAATCCCTAAACCCAACACAAAGCGTTCCTCCCAAGCGGAGACCTTTAAGACATTTATGGGGTTAAAATGTCTGACGTACAATGGTTCAATGGCTATATTTACAGGCCAGTCTCAACCTATCCAGAGCATCTATCTAAAACATAGGTTGATCATTACTCAGTACATAATATCTACATACTTAATTGATGCAGTCAGATTaatccaccagggggcagtattTACAGCAAAAGCTCAATGTTTGTCCTCACTCTATACTGACAGGGGCCAACACGCATTCAAAGTGATACCAAACTGATAAAGacaatcatttttatttttaactgTTACATGTCTGCATACCAAATATTTACAATGTTGTACTTTCTGTCCCTTTTAAACATACAATGTATTAGTCTGCAGTAACTTAAAACTTCAATGATAAAAATAGATTTCTTTCAATATCATACACAAAGGTTTGTATGCCTCCAAAAGgagacaaaaaacacacacactttagctgGGCTTAAAATATTTTAGCAAGTTATTTGTCTGACTGCCTTTAGCTTGAGGCTTTCTCTCTTTGGCCAGGGACGTTTTCCTCTCTTGCTTTGAGTTTGGAGTGATCTTCCCAAGGACTTTCTGCTGCTTCCATTCTGACCGCAAGTCTCTCTGTACATCCGCAGGCAGCTCAGAGAACACCCTCGGATCAACGTCTTTAGGGAAGATGGAGTCCGTAGACACCTGGTGTCCAGTCTTCTCCTGTTCTGCTGAAAAGTCTCCCCGTGGTGCCTTTTGGTCTGGGAGCACCGTGAGGTCgccacatgtctgtgtgtctggcagtTTAAAATCCCCGACAGACTCCTTTCTGTCTGTGATTGTGTTGTATGACTCAGCGAATTTGCATGTGGCGAGCGGGTAGATGGAGTCAGAGAAAGGAGATCGTTTTGTGAGAGATGACTGTGTCCCGTCACCAGCAGATGCTGTTGCTGACAGCGCgctgtggctgggggggggtctgggggggtctGGATAGGCGGGGGAGAGCAGCTCTTTCTGAATGTCTTCGGGTAGCAGGCTGAACACTTCGGGGTCGATGTTGGGGGGCAGTCGGAAAGAGGGCTTTGACTTGGGAATGTTAACCTTTTCATTTCCCTGTGTTCGACCAGTCTGGGATTTGACTGGCTGGGGCTGCACGGTGATTAGCGAGTCACGTCTCGGCACTGACCCTCCCCACAGCTGGCTCTTCCTGTTAGGAAGAAGCGTCTCTGGTAGCCAGTGTGAAGCACCTTGATCACTTGATACCACGCCTCCACCATCTCCCATACCAGATCCACCCCGTTGCTGGTAAGGGCAACTCTCACACTGAGACAAATCCTCCTGCGGGCAAATGATAAACGGACAAACACAGATTAAAACTGAAACATAATGAATAATTAAGtatgtagagcagagtagaagctagacatttagtcattttagtcatttagcagacgctcttatccagagcaatttacagtaagtacagggacattctcccagaggcaagtagggtgaagtgccttgcccaaggacacgacggcattttgcacggccgggaatcgaaccaacaaccttctgattaatagcccgactccctaaccgctcagccatctgaccccctagacTTCTACCTGATGCAGGTAGGAGGGCTGCGTCTTGCCAGGTGATCTGGGCGTGAAGAAGGAGTTGATGGCAGCCTTGGTGCTGGCAGCTCCTCGAGGCTGCAGGTTACTGAAGCACACGTTAATCAGGGTGAGGTGGAATGCTGCGCTGGTGTCCACCATCTTGTGGAACAGCTTCAAAGCAATGGAGATGAGCTGGGCTATGGCATCCCTGCTACCtgggtaaaaaaacaacaacaactgaaTGACAGGAATTGTGTGTAACTTCTACACTTGTCCATAACTCCTGATGTGGGTAGTAACGTTAAGTTTTAAACAGGAACCTGAGGTGATCTTCTGTCCTGTGTGGCTGGGGATGGGGCATTGACGGCTCTCACGGCTGAACCACTTGTTGGTGGCCGAGTATTTCCGGATGGTCAGTCGGAAAGTAAGCGGCTGGCGGCCATCTTTGTACATCCTAAAATAAAATCCAAACCCTTTAGCTTAAAAGCTGGTTGTCGTTGTGTGCTTGACATTATGTCTGTATGGGTCTACAATGCCAACTTTCTTACCTCTCTAAGAGGCTGCCCAACAGATCCTCGACTTTTTGCAAAACGTCTTTCACTGATGATATTTTCTTGAAGGAGTCTTCATCGCTAAGTGACTGATATCCAGGGGACAGACATAATATCACTTACATTTTCCTGCTAAAACATGAATACCTCCAAGCCTTTTCAACCGCCCGTCAATAGCTATAGTCATACCTGGGGGGCACCTGTGGGGGTAACGGGGGCTTCGTCGATGCCCAGAGCCAGATTTTGAAGCCGCTGAGCAGTGGAGGACCCAAACTCCTGCACAAGCTCAGCCAATGGGAAGAGCTGGAGGTCCTGTACGCTGACCAATCCCAGGGCCTGAAGTCTCTTTGCAGTCTGGTGTCCCACTCCTACCAATGACGTGGGTCGACAGAGAAACACGTTTACatcatattcatttagcagacgctttcattcaaagcgacatacaaatgtTACTGCCCATATGGGTCAACCATAGATTAGCTAACATCGGTAGGCATCCTATACCAGGCACTTTCCGTAGGCCACTCAGTCTGCCCATGATATCTCTGATGCTCTCCGGTAGAAGAGTGGTCTGCTGATTGGGTTTGAAGGTGCCAGACACTAGTTTAGCCAGCAGCTTGTTGGTGGCAACACCAGCACAGCAAGTGAGGCCCAGTTTAGAGTGAATGTCTTCTCTGAGCTCTGCTGCAATGTGGGAGCCTACCGCCAGTCTGGAGTGGTGCCTGGCGTTAGCATCTAAGTCTGAAACAACCAAATCAAAACGTCCCAAATTTGATTAGTTAACATGCCCTACATTCAAGCTGGCAGAGATTCTGCTGTTTAGAAAGAGCTTTTCAGAAAGAGCTTTTTGAAAGATTAGTTTGAATGCAAAAGGGAATCACACCGCAAATGGAAACCGGAAGACAGATGCAAAGTGGCCATTTAAATTTGAGCAGTTTCTTAACACATATCTCGGTTTCATTCGGCTGCAATTGGTGTCAAGCCAGAACAACTACGTGCTGTGAGAACTAAAGCCACTCACTGCTGTGATTGTAAACGTGTCCTTTGAATGAGAACTCCGTGGCCTCATTCCCCTGGGTCAGCTTTTTCTCCACCAACTCGGTGATGTCCATGAAGTTTTCATCAAAGCCTAGTCTCTCCACCAACGGACAGTAGGACGTCAGCAGCTCTGGATAGTGGACAGGACAGCTATGGGTGAGGGTTCACTTCCTCTACAGCACTTCTCAGGAGCATGTTCACTATGTTAGAATGTAGTTTGAAGTGCAAGTCGAGATTCATCCACTTAGAACTGCTTGGAGGTTGCCTACAAACCTGTGACCTTGTAAGACGTCTCCCTATAGTGAGTTAGATCCTCTCCTTTAACCATCACCAACTGAGGACATTTCTCTAAAGCATCAGTCACTGACATTAGCTTGGTGACACCATGGTCCCTGGCTACATAGTTACAGGTGACGATAATGTATTTCTGCTGAATACCTAGGGATTGGGAAATATAAGCTTTGTTAAAGTCATACTCTGACAGTAGGTTATTTTTTAATGGTAAACCGTTAAAGATTAATCTAGACAAGAGAGATATTCAGTATAGTGACCTAGTGGCACATTCCGTAACGCTGGGTTTCGGATCATTTCAACCTGGGCGTAGAAACAATCCATGTCAAAATGCAGGATGACTCTTGGCGATGCTAGTTGGAGCACGTTACTGATGACTTTGGCTTCGGTACCTGAAAGAAGCACGTTCTTTTCTGTTAACGTAAATAATACCGCATGGATAGTCTTTTATACATAGAACTTTGAAACGGAAAAATCCATAGGCTAATCCTTCGAGCCTTTTCCTGAGTCAGTGCCAACTCACGGGGAGGTGCAGGTTGTGCTAAGTCTGTGCTGTTCCAGTCAGTTTCATCTTCGTCAATGTCATCTACATTCATGTTTATTCCTAAAAGTAAGTAGATTGAGGGGCACTGAACTGTCACTACCAGCTAATTATAAATTACATATTTGTGTTTTGATTTTCAGTTGCTGTGTGGACACGCTTCTCCATTTTTTCTGATTTGCTGAACACCAAAATGCGCCACAGTGCCACCTTCTGTGTTGGAATGTTTTTACAATCACACCCTCATTAGCCTTCAGATTCAAAACAATCAGGCAACTTGAATGTAAATGAACACGACAATATATTATACCATCCATGCATATCATTTCATATCCTCTCTGGGCAATGCAatcatcatttacatttttagatTATGCAAATTGGGTTATCAGCATTGACAGCTAAGGTCTCAGGTAGGCCTATGTCTGACGTCACGGCAGGTAGGGTACTTTATTCAAGCAGGTTTTTTGTAATAAGGGATACGCTTCGGTGCTCTTGCTTGGAAGTTGACCGAAGCAAATTGTGTTTTGCTGATGTTGCCCTCGGCTGGGTTCTTCGGTTTAATAGATTGTCCGTTTTTCAGACTTGACCTCTGTGAGCGGCCACACTGTCTATACAAGCATGCTAAAGAGGAACGGGCAATGTTTGACTCGCTATACGAGTCATCGGTAACAGTAGCAGGTTAGTGAGTGTTATGCTAGTCCATTTTAACATTTATTGTCCAGCAGTGGAGTTAATTACTTTAGAATATTGATTATTCCCACGTGCACGTTGTTTGATAATGTGCCAATGAGGTGCTGGCTGTTTCATCACTGCGTGAACGCACACATGGCAACCAATGCCAAAATCGTGTTTTGGCTCTTGTAAGACGTTAAGCAGTTATAGGGTGAAATATTGGACTTGGATGGGAAATGTTTCCGCTGTTTAATTACAGAATTAAAAGACTAAACTCTGTCATTGTTCTCCCGACTGTGAACAGGACTAAAAAGGAATCCTTCCACTGCCATCAATGGATCTTCTGTAAGAAAGGAAGACAGGGACACCTGCCTGTTGGAGTTGGAGAGGATCAACAAAGAAATTGAAACGGTTAAAAGTGAGGTAGAGAAGGAACAAAAAAGACTGTCTAAGTATCAAACAGTCGAGGTGGAAAGTACCAGCATAGGATCAAGGAAAGTGTCTATTTACAAACCTGAAAGTGAAGGTAAAGATTTTAATGGAAACCGACAATGTTTGCCTGTTAAACAACACAGTCCATTGGTGAAGTACGTAGTCGACAACTCCAAACCTAGAACCGATTTGGAATATGATCCTTTGTCCAACTTCTCTGCTGACTTGCGTTCAGGCAGCTCAGTGGAGTACAAACTCAAGCCTAGTAAGGAACAGAAGGTAAAAAGTAGACAGGTTGTGAAAAGAATTCGGGAAACGGTGTGTGGTGCTCAAGAGACGCTTCTGTCATCTGGGTTAGTTGACGAATCGGAAGAAGAGGGGGTCCTCATCATCgatgtccccccctcccctgacagGAAGAGGCCTCGAGCTCCAAAGCTCCAGAACGCCCTTGCAGAAACGGAACAGGAAGTCTCAGAGGGAGTTCCGGAAGACAGGTCTGTTCCAACTGTAGCTGGtgttccttcccctcttccaaCAACCTCCCAGGTAGCCATGGTGAAGCCCCAGACTGTGGTGTCCGAGGCAGAGGAGGTGGTGAGCATAGACAGCACTGGACACCTGTCGAGTTTCTCCGCTTACCAGAGTAACAGGAGTGAAGTCAACGTTGTGACTGTATTTGATGATTTATCCAGATGTCTGGAAGACCTTAGGAGTGAAAGTGATAGGATAGTTCGATATCAAGAGCCTTTGTCCAAAGCGGTGAGGACCTGTAGCACCGAACCTGACCGGCCCAATACAGAGTTTTCCACACAGATGCATAACTATGAAGACACTCCTGTGAGGGAATGTGAGACGTCCCTAATGGCAGAATCCGGCTTGCTTGAAAGTGAGCTATCCTCCATCGATGCTCAttgcccccctttctctctgtcctaccAACTCCCGACAGAAAACCAACCTTGTGACCTGCACCAGTCTTATCAGAGCATGGCCCATAACTACTGGTCGCCCCCCCAAAATCTATCACCGCCATGTAACCAGAACATTCTACAACAACAACCAGCCACGATGGAATTTGCTTCTGCTCTCTATCCTGTAAACGGTATGGAGCAAGCTGCCTCTACTGCGGGGGTCACCCCATGTCAGCCTTGCCAACCCCTCCAGGTGCCCTCCACATCTCAGCCCCATAcagctgctgcagcagcctGCCCAACTGTAGCTCTGTCTGGGCAGCCCGGGCTGCAGCCTGGGCTGGAGCATGGAGGGCTCCAACGGCTCGACGGCGTCAAGTCGagttcggaggaggaggagctcaaCTATTCAGACGTGGAGTTGTCTGACAGCGACCCTATGGAGGAATGCTACCGTATCTTCATGGAAGctaacaaggaggaggagaaggctccCGCGTCCATTCCTGATTCACAGGTGAGTATAAGACGAGGGATCGGGGCAGAGCTTCCAACTTGTGGATGTTTATTGGGAATGAGGCTTTTGTCCTTGtgtcttgaaggtggggagtgtGGATGCAGAGTTGACTGTGAAGCCCAAAGCTTTGCCAGcccagaggaagagggtggCCCATGTATCCAAGCTCCCTGAGGTATGCCACCAAAACTCAGTCATCATTCCTTACAGACATGAAAAGAATTCTCTGCAATGCACTGTTCAGTGTcattgtcataaaaaaaaagtataattcCTCATGAAAATGAAATCCTTGAAAAACAATGAAAGAATTTCTACTGACTGCGATAACTGTACTTCTACTGAGGCATCTGccaccctctctcatcctcagcCAGTGGCAAAGAGTAAAGCCCAGGTGATAGTTCCTCTGCAGGGGCCATCAGCATCTGCCCCGGCCCCCGTCTCCAGGATCCAGCAGCTGCAACAGAGAGCCTCCATGCTGACTGCAGTCCTGAAGGGCGGCCaggccttcatctcctcctcctcttccgcctcCACTCAGAGGAAGGTGTTGACACTCTTGCCTCCCCCCACTCATTCCCCTTCCAATCACCCCACCCCAGTGCAAAACGGTAAGTCATAGTTGAGCTACACCTATGTGTATATGTGCGGTGTGCAgtaggtatagctcagtggtaaagTATTTAACTGCAGATCAAGGGGTCAGAGGTTGAAATCCTGACCTGAACTTCCCTTTGGAAAAAATCTCAGTGTATATAAAGCAAGGAGATGTAGGGACATAGATCAAATGTCTATTTTTACAAGTTGTTTGCGGCGTTTGTAACGTTCTTCCTTTGTACCAAATGCTTATTtctgacccctccacccccagcctgtaTGAAGGTCATACCGTTGGGTCATGCCATCAAGGTGGGCAACAACCTCCACTTCATCCTACCAGAGGGTAGCTATGCTctgccctccatctccacctcaggAACGCAGATTGTCAGCCCAGCCACTCAAATAGTCAGCCCGTTCATTCCAGTAACTGGCCAAATAAGTCCCGTTGCTACTCCTGTAACACCAGTGTTCAGGTCGGCCCTTCCAGCCACCATACCAATAACACCAGCGCACCCCACCTCGGTGTCTCATCTTCCTGTGCCCCCTCAACCTGCCACTTATATCCCTGCCAGGGTGAGCAACAGAACTATACGTTTTGTGATAAATCGGTCATGAAATCGTTCATTTAACATGTGACTGGGTATTTAACCCAAGTATTACTGTCCCTTGTTTCGTACCATGTTCCgtaccctcctccagcccattTCCTCCAAGCGGAAAGCCAAGCTCCGTCCTGAGGTCAATGTCAAAGTCCCTCACGACGTACGGCAGCGTTACGTCAATCTGTTTGTGGAGGAGTTCCTGAAAACGTCCGGCACTGTGCAGGAGGCCTTTGAAAAGGTGCTTTCAACGTGTCTATTGTAAAGGTCTAATCATTAGTTGTCCTGAGTGTTCAAGTCGGACAGGGCAGCCTCAGGAACTTGAGTGCTGTGTCCCACAGGCTCTGGCTGAGGAGAAGACTGTCTATGACCGCAGCGTCAACAAACTCAAGTATCTTAGTGTTGCTGTCAACGCACTGAAGAGGCTAAAGAACCAAAGTACAACCACAGCCAAAGGTGGGATTGTGTAAATGGTTAACaggaaaaatgtatttttagcaCAGTTTTAGTTCAGTTATTTCTAAAGCCACTTGCATTGCAAAGGTATttgttgatttaaaaaaattattctGCAGTTGAACAGGAGGCCAGGGAACAGATGCCCAGAGGGAAGATTCCACTCATGGTCAAAGCCCTAAGGGGAAAGGGTCTGTAGCAACCCAGCCCCATCACATTCAATCCTGAACACCAACATATAATACACCATTATTCAGGTCCACACCATAACTAGCTTCTGAGTTTTAGTGAGGTCCAACCACTGACATGAATTATGGCTCTGGGAGATGTTTATAGTTGAAGCAGGgcaatataaataaatgtgggAAGTTCAGTTTTCGATACAGATGTCTGAACCTCGGATACCTTACAAGTAGTTAAGTTGCTGCAATTATTACACCTCCTTGTACTGTAGTTGAGCATGTCTTAATATCGCCATGGTTACTTTCCTTATTCTTCCCATAAGAAAACCACCTCTgctccatctttttttttttttatccagctGATTCTCAGTTGTATGAGAGTTTGAAGGAGCACCTTCTGTCTGATGAGTCCCTGACAGAGAACAACTACCCTCTGCAGCACCCAGAGCAGCCTGGCACTGCTATACTGTTTTCAGACAGCAAGAAGGGACCGACCGATCGTAAGTACAACACTGTCATACTGTGTTTACTTGGCAGACTGttctccaaagcgacatacacacgttggggatttgaacctgcaacctcttggaTCTGTATCCAAATGATCGGCCCCAAAGCCATACTCACCCTCATCACACTCAATCGCAGACAGATCCAGGGATGTGATTCAGCAGTTTGATTTGGTGGTGGTATTTCTcttagtttgtgtgtgaaaacaaTAATGGTAAAAAATCTATATAAACTCAGTGGGTTTTAATAGCATGTCATTCTCTTCCATGCCTGTAGAGGGCATACTTAAGCCACTTTCCATTGGGAAGTTCTCATGGATTCATTTAGCGGACACTTTAATTCAAAGCGACGTACAGAGTGAgaattgaacctgcaacctctaggTCTACCACCTGAGCCATATCCATCCCCTATCtaactcttctctccttcttgaCCTGTGTCTTTTGCGGTGCAACATTTTTTTAAAGCCCTGAAACGGATCTGCTGTCGTTGTGGTGCCACTTACTCCGTGGGCCAAACAGGAAATCCCAGCCGTAGGGAGGAGTGCACCTACCACTATGGGAAAGGTGTTGAAAACAAAGGTAAGGTGGAACCTCAAACATGGTTTTTTAAGACCAGAGTAGTGGCCGTTTTTCTTTATTCAATAAAACCTTCCTGTATGTTTAGTACCAGGTGGCGTGGAGACACGTTACAGCTGCTGTGAGGGTGTGGTTGGAGCGCCCGGGTGTCAGGTCTTCAAGGTATCTCACTACATGCAGCCGCAAACGCGATTCCTTTTAAAGGGAGCATCTCGACATGGTGTCTATAATGTCTCTCTCGACATGGTTTGTCGTCCAGCTGCACGTCCACGACGCAATGAACCTGGATGGCTTTGTGGGGACTGGCCCCAGACCAGCCTCGGAGCACACCTGCCCAGGTGTCTACGCTGTCGACACCGAAATGGTGAGAGGCCACTTACAATCACTTCAACCCCTCCCTGGGGCTCATTTCCCTTTATAtttaatagggagtcaggtggctgagcggttagggagtcgggctagtaatgtgaagtttaccggttcgattccaggctgtgcaaaatgacgtctgctaaatgactaaatgtcagaatcagaatgggatttattcgccatgaaagtttgtaaatgtaaatgtacatcctctgct
Above is a genomic segment from Osmerus mordax isolate fOsmMor3 chromosome 24, fOsmMor3.pri, whole genome shotgun sequence containing:
- the poli gene encoding DNA polymerase iota isoform X1, encoding MNVDDIDEDETDWNSTDLAQPAPPRTEAKVISNVLQLASPRVILHFDMDCFYAQVEMIRNPALRNVPLGIQQKYIIVTCNYVARDHGVTKLMSVTDALEKCPQLVMVKGEDLTHYRETSYKVTELLTSYCPLVERLGFDENFMDITELVEKKLTQGNEATEFSFKGHVYNHSNLDANARHHSRLAVGSHIAAELREDIHSKLGLTCCAGVATNKLLAKLVSGTFKPNQQTTLLPESIRDIMGRLSGLRKVPGVGHQTAKRLQALGLVSVQDLQLFPLAELVQEFGSSTAQRLQNLALGIDEAPVTPTGAPQSLSDEDSFKKISSVKDVLQKVEDLLGSLLERMYKDGRQPLTFRLTIRKYSATNKWFSRESRQCPIPSHTGQKITSGSRDAIAQLISIALKLFHKMVDTSAAFHLTLINVCFSNLQPRGAASTKAAINSFFTPRSPGKTQPSYLHQEDLSQCESCPYQQRGGSGMGDGGGVVSSDQGASHWLPETLLPNRKSQLWGGSVPRRDSLITVQPQPVKSQTGRTQGNEKVNIPKSKPSFRLPPNIDPEVFSLLPEDIQKELLSPAYPDPPRPPPSHSALSATASAGDGTQSSLTKRSPFSDSIYPLATCKFAESYNTITDRKESVGDFKLPDTQTCGDLTVLPDQKAPRGDFSAEQEKTGHQVSTDSIFPKDVDPRVFSELPADVQRDLRSEWKQQKVLGKITPNSKQERKTSLAKERKPQAKGSQTNNLLKYFKPS
- the zgc:152968 gene encoding RNA exonuclease 1 homolog produces the protein MFDSLYESSVTVAGLKRNPSTAINGSSVRKEDRDTCLLELERINKEIETVKSEVEKEQKRLSKYQTVEVESTSIGSRKVSIYKPESEGKDFNGNRQCLPVKQHSPLVKYVVDNSKPRTDLEYDPLSNFSADLRSGSSVEYKLKPSKEQKVKSRQVVKRIRETVCGAQETLLSSGLVDESEEEGVLIIDVPPSPDRKRPRAPKLQNALAETEQEVSEGVPEDRSVPTVAGVPSPLPTTSQVAMVKPQTVVSEAEEVVSIDSTGHLSSFSAYQSNRSEVNVVTVFDDLSRCLEDLRSESDRIVRYQEPLSKAVRTCSTEPDRPNTEFSTQMHNYEDTPVRECETSLMAESGLLESELSSIDAHCPPFSLSYQLPTENQPCDLHQSYQSMAHNYWSPPQNLSPPCNQNILQQQPATMEFASALYPVNGMEQAASTAGVTPCQPCQPLQVPSTSQPHTAAAAACPTVALSGQPGLQPGLEHGGLQRLDGVKSSSEEEELNYSDVELSDSDPMEECYRIFMEANKEEEKAPASIPDSQVGSVDAELTVKPKALPAQRKRVAHVSKLPEPVAKSKAQVIVPLQGPSASAPAPVSRIQQLQQRASMLTAVLKGGQAFISSSSSASTQRKVLTLLPPPTHSPSNHPTPVQNACMKVIPLGHAIKVGNNLHFILPEGSYALPSISTSGTQIVSPATQIVSPFIPVTGQISPVATPVTPVFRSALPATIPITPAHPTSVSHLPVPPQPATYIPARPISSKRKAKLRPEVNVKVPHDVRQRYVNLFVEEFLKTSGTVQEAFEKALAEEKTVYDRSVNKLKYLSVAVNALKRLKNQSTTTAKVEQEAREQMPRGKIPLMVKALRGKADSQLYESLKEHLLSDESLTENNYPLQHPEQPGTAILFSDSKKGPTDPLKRICCRCGATYSVGQTGNPSRREECTYHYGKGVENKVPGGVETRYSCCEGVVGAPGCQVFKLHVHDAMNLDGFVGTGPRPASEHTCPGVYAVDTEMCYTTHGLELVRVTVVNSDLQVIYDTFVKPDHEVIDYNTRFSGVGEGDVADASPSVRDVQETLLGFVSSDTILIGHSLETDLRALKLLHGTVVDTSVAFPHRLGLPHKLSLHSLTTDYLRRIIQESVGGHDTADDASACMELMLWKVREDGKAKRW
- the poli gene encoding DNA polymerase iota isoform X2, which gives rise to MNVDDIDEDETDWNSTDLAQPAPPRTEAKVISNVLQLASPRVILHFDMDCFYAQVEMIRNPALRNVPLELLTSYCPLVERLGFDENFMDITELVEKKLTQGNEATEFSFKGHVYNHSNLDANARHHSRLAVGSHIAAELREDIHSKLGLTCCAGVATNKLLAKLVSGTFKPNQQTTLLPESIRDIMGRLSGLRKVPGVGHQTAKRLQALGLVSVQDLQLFPLAELVQEFGSSTAQRLQNLALGIDEAPVTPTGAPQSLSDEDSFKKISSVKDVLQKVEDLLGSLLERMYKDGRQPLTFRLTIRKYSATNKWFSRESRQCPIPSHTGQKITSGSRDAIAQLISIALKLFHKMVDTSAAFHLTLINVCFSNLQPRGAASTKAAINSFFTPRSPGKTQPSYLHQEDLSQCESCPYQQRGGSGMGDGGGVVSSDQGASHWLPETLLPNRKSQLWGGSVPRRDSLITVQPQPVKSQTGRTQGNEKVNIPKSKPSFRLPPNIDPEVFSLLPEDIQKELLSPAYPDPPRPPPSHSALSATASAGDGTQSSLTKRSPFSDSIYPLATCKFAESYNTITDRKESVGDFKLPDTQTCGDLTVLPDQKAPRGDFSAEQEKTGHQVSTDSIFPKDVDPRVFSELPADVQRDLRSEWKQQKVLGKITPNSKQERKTSLAKERKPQAKGSQTNNLLKYFKPS